From the Carya illinoinensis cultivar Pawnee chromosome 4, C.illinoinensisPawnee_v1, whole genome shotgun sequence genome, one window contains:
- the LOC122307687 gene encoding pentatricopeptide repeat-containing protein At1g55630-like, with protein MNSIYLFCPRVFRKVSYFFCISRELCDHTFDGHKDHDGFRLIEEPLKGMWRCSDFDPVSDEKPTANEYETRALHLSTRQGFFYNVKIDARRVLEVLEQDGPGFDTKLALNELSIRLSGLLVREVLLGILRNVNYANKLRSAKLGYKFFVWSGQQEHYRHTANSYHLIMKIFADCEEFKAVWRMVDEMIENGFPTTARTFNILICTFGGAGLARKVVERFIRSKTFNYRPFKHSYNAILVSLLTVNQYKLIDWVYQQMLREGHSPDVLTYNVIMCAKYRLGKLDQFHRLLDEMGRSGFSPDFHTYNILLHVLGKGDKPLAALNLLNHMKELGFDPSVLHFTTLIDGLSRAGNLDACNYFFSEMIKNGCMPDVVCYTVMITGYIVAGELEKAQEMFDEMIIQGHLPNVFTYNSMIRGLCMEGKFEDACSMLKQMESRGCNPNFLVYSTLVSNLRNAGKLSEAHEVIKHMVEKGQYVHLLSKFKKYRRC; from the coding sequence ATGAACTCTATCTATCTATTTTGTCCAAGAGTTTTCCGCAAAGTATCGtactttttttgtatttctCGTGAATTATGCGACCACACCTTCGATGGTCATAAGGATCATGATGGGTTTAGATTAATTGAGGAGCCCTTGAAAGGAATGTGGAGATGTTCAGATTTTGATCCCGTTTCAGATGAAAAGCCCACTGCCAATGAGTATGAAACACGTGCCCTTCATTTATCAACGAGGCAgggttttttttataatgtaaaGATTGATGCTAGGAGGGTTCTTGAAGTTCTCGAGCAAGATGGTCCCGGATTTGATACGAAATTGGCTCTAAACGAGTTGTCTATAAGGCTTTCAGGGCTTCTCGTGAGGGAAGTTCTGTTGGGAATTTTGAGGAATGTAAATTATGCTAATAAGCTGCGGTCTGCGAAATTAGGGTATAAGTTTTTTGTGTGGTCTGGTCAACAGGAGCATTACAGGCATACTGCGAATTCTTACCATTTAATAATGAAGATATTTGCAGATTGTGAGGAGTTTAAGGCAGTGTGGAGGATGGTTGATGAGATGATTGAAAATGGGTTCCCAACTACAGCTCGAACATTTAACATATTGATATGTACTTTTGGTGGGGCAGGATTGGCAAGGAAAGTTGTGGAGAGGTTCATCAGATCAAAGACATTTAATTATAGGCCATTTAAACATTCATACAATGCAATTCTAGTTTCTCTTCTCACTGTAAATCAGTACAAGTTGATTGACTGGGTGTATCAACAGATGTTACGTGAGGGTCATTCTCCGGATGTTCTAACTTATAATGTTATCATGTGTGCAAAGTATAGGTTGGGAAAGTTGGATCAGTTCCATCGACTGCTTGATGAAATGGGTAGAAGTGGATTTTCTCCAGACTTTCATACATATAATATCCTTCTTCATGTTCTAGGAAAAGGAGATAAACCGCTTGCAGCTCTTAATCTTTTGAATCACATGAAAGAATTGGGTTTTGACCCAAGTGTTCTTCACTTCACCACATTGATAGATGGACTTAGTCGGGCTGGAAATTTGGATGCCTGCAACTATTTTTTcagtgaaatgataaaaaatgggTGTATGCCTGATGTGGTTTGTTACACTGTGATGATCACGGGATATATCGTGGCTGGGGAGCTTGAGAAAGCTCAGGAAATGTTTGATGAGATGATAATCCAGGGACATCTTCCAAATGTTTTCACGTACAATTCCATGATTCGTGGGCTTTGTATGGAAGGGAAATTCGAGGATGCATGCTCGATGCTCAAGCAAATGGAATCTAGAGGTTGTAATCCAAACTTCCTCGTGTACAGCACCTTAGTGAGTAATTTGAGAAATGCTGGAAAGCTTTCTGAAGCTCATGAAGTAATAAAACATATGGTGGAGAAGGGGCAGTATGTCCATCTTCTCtcaaagttcaagaaatatagGAGATGCTAA